A window of Hyperolius riggenbachi isolate aHypRig1 chromosome 1, aHypRig1.pri, whole genome shotgun sequence contains these coding sequences:
- the MIDN gene encoding midnolin isoform X1 — MENQLNARRFISAERESLMNLHVQSTTGTRYELSVPPEETVDGLKRRISQRLKVPKERLTLLYRETPLSSGKLKDLGVAEGSRLTLLPTVEAGLMSQMSRPEQSVMQALESLTESQVNDFLSGRSPLTLALRVGDHMMFVQLQLAPQQAGGSHLQHRHLFTRGTEHSSTPHFRTLQTSAAPAFSRLAGCTQGSSQPSVSAPATSTHCNAPHSSSLTNSVFRSHGEGVTVSPCAEQVQCSSNGQSSESSSPSPSGRPRKPGAIIESFVNHAPGVFSGTFSGTLHPHCQDSTGRPRRDIGTILQILNDLLSATRHYQGIPPSLTALRCHSQCATEAKTTKATSPSTSSDLPQTIYSAGHSKPQARQYKPIGDPLRQTENRATRCKVERLQLLMHQKKLRRKALRDSRAPYPGLPTRKSSRTNSDSSASSGDNALDMDYEDTLWKPDVKAELVA, encoded by the exons ATGGAGAATCAGCTCAATGCCCGGAGGTTTATCAGCGCGGAGCGGGAGTCTCTGATGAACTTACACGTCCAAAGCACCACCGGCACCCGCTATGAGCTTTCCGTGCCGCCCGAGGAGACGGTGGACGGACTGAAGCGGCGGATCTCCCAGCGGCTAAAGGTGCCCAAGGAGCGGCTAACCCTGCTGTACCGGGAAAC GCCTTTAAGCTCTGGAAAACTTAAAGATCTGGGTGTTGCAGAAGGAAGTAGGTTGACCCTCCTTCCTACTGTCGAAGCAGGACTCATG TCCCAGATGTCCCGCCCGGAGCAGTCTGTGATGCAGGCCCTGGAGAGTCTGACAGAGTCACAG GTGAATGACTTCTTGTCAGGGcgctctcctctcactttagCCCTTCGTGTTGGTGATCACATGATGTTTGTACAACTCCAGTTAGCTCCTCAGCAAGCCGGAGGGTCTCACCTTCAGCATCGACACCTGTTCACCAGGGGGACAGAACACAGCTCAACCCCTCATTTTCGGACCCTACAAACAAGTGCAGCACCTGCATTCTCCCGACTAGCAGGCTGCACACAGGGGTCTTCCCAGCCTTCTGTATCTGCACCAGCTACATCCACGCACTGCAATGCTCCTCACTCCTCTTCCCTCACCAACAGCGTCTTCCGCTCACATGGAGAGGGTGTGACCGTATCGCCCTGTGCAGAG CAGGTACAATGCAGTAGTAATGGTCAGAGCAGTGAAAGTTCTAGTCCTTCCCCCTCCGGTCGACCACGAAAGCCTGGTGCTATCATAGAAAGCTTTGTGAACCATGCTCCTGGCGTCTTCTCAGGGACCTTTTCAG GCACTTTGCATCCCCACTGCCAGGACAGCACAGGGCGACCTCGCCGGGATATTGGCACAATCTTACAGATACTTAATGACCTTCTAAGCGCCACTCGCCACTACCAGGGAATACCGCCCTCACTCACTGCACTCCGCTGCCACTCGCAATGTGCAACTGAAGCAAAAACCACTAAGGCTACCTCTCCTTCCACAAGCAGTGACCTACCGCAAACCATCTACAGTGCAGGACATTCCAAGCCTCAAGCTCGCCAATACAAACCTATTG GGGACCCTTTACGACAGACAGAAAACAGGGCTACTCGGTGCAAAGTGGAACGCTTGCAGTTGCTTATGCATCAGAAGAAACTGCGCAGAAAGGCACTGAGAGACTCTAGGGctccctacccggggcttcctactAGAAAGTCTAGTCGGACCAACAGTGACAGCAGCGCCTCCAGTGGGGATAATGCCCTGGACATGGACTATGAGGACACCCTATGGAAGCCAGATGTCAAGGCGGAACTGGTAGCATGA
- the MIDN gene encoding midnolin isoform X2, translated as MENQLNARRFISAERESLMNLHVQSTTGTRYELSVPPEETVDGLKRRISQRLKVPKERLTLLYRETPLSSGKLKDLGVAEGSRLTLLPTVEAGLMSQMSRPEQSVMQALESLTESQVNDFLSGRSPLTLALRVGDHMMFVQLQLAPQQAGGSHLQHRHLFTRGTEHSSTPHFRTLQTSAAPAFSRLAGCTQGSSQPSVSAPATSTHCNAPHSSSLTNSVFRSHGEGVTVSPCAEVQCSSNGQSSESSSPSPSGRPRKPGAIIESFVNHAPGVFSGTFSGTLHPHCQDSTGRPRRDIGTILQILNDLLSATRHYQGIPPSLTALRCHSQCATEAKTTKATSPSTSSDLPQTIYSAGHSKPQARQYKPIGDPLRQTENRATRCKVERLQLLMHQKKLRRKALRDSRAPYPGLPTRKSSRTNSDSSASSGDNALDMDYEDTLWKPDVKAELVA; from the exons ATGGAGAATCAGCTCAATGCCCGGAGGTTTATCAGCGCGGAGCGGGAGTCTCTGATGAACTTACACGTCCAAAGCACCACCGGCACCCGCTATGAGCTTTCCGTGCCGCCCGAGGAGACGGTGGACGGACTGAAGCGGCGGATCTCCCAGCGGCTAAAGGTGCCCAAGGAGCGGCTAACCCTGCTGTACCGGGAAAC GCCTTTAAGCTCTGGAAAACTTAAAGATCTGGGTGTTGCAGAAGGAAGTAGGTTGACCCTCCTTCCTACTGTCGAAGCAGGACTCATG TCCCAGATGTCCCGCCCGGAGCAGTCTGTGATGCAGGCCCTGGAGAGTCTGACAGAGTCACAG GTGAATGACTTCTTGTCAGGGcgctctcctctcactttagCCCTTCGTGTTGGTGATCACATGATGTTTGTACAACTCCAGTTAGCTCCTCAGCAAGCCGGAGGGTCTCACCTTCAGCATCGACACCTGTTCACCAGGGGGACAGAACACAGCTCAACCCCTCATTTTCGGACCCTACAAACAAGTGCAGCACCTGCATTCTCCCGACTAGCAGGCTGCACACAGGGGTCTTCCCAGCCTTCTGTATCTGCACCAGCTACATCCACGCACTGCAATGCTCCTCACTCCTCTTCCCTCACCAACAGCGTCTTCCGCTCACATGGAGAGGGTGTGACCGTATCGCCCTGTGCAGAG GTACAATGCAGTAGTAATGGTCAGAGCAGTGAAAGTTCTAGTCCTTCCCCCTCCGGTCGACCACGAAAGCCTGGTGCTATCATAGAAAGCTTTGTGAACCATGCTCCTGGCGTCTTCTCAGGGACCTTTTCAG GCACTTTGCATCCCCACTGCCAGGACAGCACAGGGCGACCTCGCCGGGATATTGGCACAATCTTACAGATACTTAATGACCTTCTAAGCGCCACTCGCCACTACCAGGGAATACCGCCCTCACTCACTGCACTCCGCTGCCACTCGCAATGTGCAACTGAAGCAAAAACCACTAAGGCTACCTCTCCTTCCACAAGCAGTGACCTACCGCAAACCATCTACAGTGCAGGACATTCCAAGCCTCAAGCTCGCCAATACAAACCTATTG GGGACCCTTTACGACAGACAGAAAACAGGGCTACTCGGTGCAAAGTGGAACGCTTGCAGTTGCTTATGCATCAGAAGAAACTGCGCAGAAAGGCACTGAGAGACTCTAGGGctccctacccggggcttcctactAGAAAGTCTAGTCGGACCAACAGTGACAGCAGCGCCTCCAGTGGGGATAATGCCCTGGACATGGACTATGAGGACACCCTATGGAAGCCAGATGTCAAGGCGGAACTGGTAGCATGA